The following coding sequences are from one Diabrotica virgifera virgifera chromosome 2, PGI_DIABVI_V3a window:
- the LOC126880607 gene encoding facilitated trehalose transporter Tret1-like isoform X1: MVVVNVEKQKFSKNEQEKTWPQIYAVLIIVSGAMVGITNGQLYAWASPFMVKIVNDKVNYNITEEQASYFNIINPIFTCLICPFCSKLIDTLGRKKAMLLMTIPEVASWLCAAFAKDVYLFYVSRAFSGIADAMFFTALPPYIGEITTPAVRGKWGNLLAGSYYIGEFLINVIGSYFGVVTSSYICLPLPIIFFVLFSLIPESPYYLLIKGKEEEARKSLVYFRGDKNIDENLNQLKHDVQRQMSESGTWMDLFKIKSNRKAMLAAAFLRCTQQTSGFCIFITYTQFIFQKSGGNLSHELSSIIYLGVQMTLNFIVLTFIVHRFGRRGCYMTSTGANGIVLFLMATYFYLNDYTNIDVSTFNWFPVVSTVVFQMFGSFGINVIPTLMLSELFSVSIKTKAMVLVSLTFGIVGTFVNYLFYLINTSAGFFAPFYVFAACNILTAIITYFILPETRGKTLEDIQQSLKNNKIY; the protein is encoded by the coding sequence TTGTTTCAGGTGCAATGGTCGGCATTACCAACGGGCAACTGTACGCATGGGCATCCCCATTCATGGTAAAAATAGTTAACGACAAAGTGAATTACAACATCACAGAAGAACAGGCAtcttattttaatataattaatCCAATATTTACCTGTCTCATCTGTCCTTTCTGTTCCAAACTTATCGATACCCTCGGTCGTAAGAAGGCAATGTTGCTGATGACAATACCGGAGGTAGCTAGCTGGCTGTGTGCTGCATTTGCCAAGGATGTTTACCTATTCTACGTGTCACGAGCCTTTTCAGGAATTGCTGATGCAATGTTCTTTACAGCTCTACCTCCTTATATCGGAGAAATAACAACACCTGCAGTAAGGGGCAAGTGGGGAAACCTTCTTGCAGGCTCCTACTACATAGGAGAGTTTTTAATTAACGTCATCGGCAGTTACTTTGGGGTCGTAACAAGTTCCTACATATGTCTACCTTTGCCTATTATATTCTTCGTTTTGTTTTCATTGATACCCGAATCTCCTTATTATCTATTAATCAAAGGCAAAGAAGAAGAGGCAAGAAAATCCTTAGTATATTTTAGAGGAGacaaaaatattgacgaaaatttAAATCAACTAAAGCACGATGTTCAGCGACAAATGTCAGAATCAGGAACATGGATGGACTTGTTcaaaataaaaagtaatagaaaggcTATGTTAGCAGCAGCTTTTTTGCGATGTACGCAACAAACGTCtggtttttgtatttttataacatatACACAGTTTATTTTCCAAAAATCTGGAGGAAACTTAAGCCATGAGTTGTCTTCTATAATATATTTAGGCGTCCAGATGACTTTGAACTTTATCGTCCTGACGTTTATCGTGCACAGATTTGGACGGAGGGGCTGCTATATGACAAGCACTGGCGCTAATGGTATAGTACTCTTTCTCATGGCAACCTACTTTTACCTCAATGATTATACTAACATCGACGTTTCGACTTTCAACTGGTTTCCAGTCGTCAGCACAGTTGTATTTCAAATGTTTGGTTCGTTTGGCATCAATGTTATTCCCACTCTTATGCTGAGTGAGCTTTTCTCGGTCAGTATAAAAACCAAAGCAATGGTCTTGGTCTCTCTTACATTTGGGATAGTTGGCACTTTTgtcaattatttgttttatttaattaatacaaGTGCTGGATTTTTTGCACCTTTTTACGTGTTTGCAGCTTGTAACATTCTAACTGCAATAATAACCTATTTTATATTACCAGAAACAAGGGGTAAGACGCTAGAAGATATTCAGCAGTCCTTGAAGAAtaacaaaatatattag
- the LOC126880607 gene encoding facilitated trehalose transporter Tret1-like isoform X2 — MVVVNVEKQKFSKNEQEKTWPQIYAVLISAMVGITNGQLYAWASPFMVKIVNDKVNYNITEEQASYFNIINPIFTCLICPFCSKLIDTLGRKKAMLLMTIPEVASWLCAAFAKDVYLFYVSRAFSGIADAMFFTALPPYIGEITTPAVRGKWGNLLAGSYYIGEFLINVIGSYFGVVTSSYICLPLPIIFFVLFSLIPESPYYLLIKGKEEEARKSLVYFRGDKNIDENLNQLKHDVQRQMSESGTWMDLFKIKSNRKAMLAAAFLRCTQQTSGFCIFITYTQFIFQKSGGNLSHELSSIIYLGVQMTLNFIVLTFIVHRFGRRGCYMTSTGANGIVLFLMATYFYLNDYTNIDVSTFNWFPVVSTVVFQMFGSFGINVIPTLMLSELFSVSIKTKAMVLVSLTFGIVGTFVNYLFYLINTSAGFFAPFYVFAACNILTAIITYFILPETRGKTLEDIQQSLKNNKIY; from the coding sequence GTGCAATGGTCGGCATTACCAACGGGCAACTGTACGCATGGGCATCCCCATTCATGGTAAAAATAGTTAACGACAAAGTGAATTACAACATCACAGAAGAACAGGCAtcttattttaatataattaatCCAATATTTACCTGTCTCATCTGTCCTTTCTGTTCCAAACTTATCGATACCCTCGGTCGTAAGAAGGCAATGTTGCTGATGACAATACCGGAGGTAGCTAGCTGGCTGTGTGCTGCATTTGCCAAGGATGTTTACCTATTCTACGTGTCACGAGCCTTTTCAGGAATTGCTGATGCAATGTTCTTTACAGCTCTACCTCCTTATATCGGAGAAATAACAACACCTGCAGTAAGGGGCAAGTGGGGAAACCTTCTTGCAGGCTCCTACTACATAGGAGAGTTTTTAATTAACGTCATCGGCAGTTACTTTGGGGTCGTAACAAGTTCCTACATATGTCTACCTTTGCCTATTATATTCTTCGTTTTGTTTTCATTGATACCCGAATCTCCTTATTATCTATTAATCAAAGGCAAAGAAGAAGAGGCAAGAAAATCCTTAGTATATTTTAGAGGAGacaaaaatattgacgaaaatttAAATCAACTAAAGCACGATGTTCAGCGACAAATGTCAGAATCAGGAACATGGATGGACTTGTTcaaaataaaaagtaatagaaaggcTATGTTAGCAGCAGCTTTTTTGCGATGTACGCAACAAACGTCtggtttttgtatttttataacatatACACAGTTTATTTTCCAAAAATCTGGAGGAAACTTAAGCCATGAGTTGTCTTCTATAATATATTTAGGCGTCCAGATGACTTTGAACTTTATCGTCCTGACGTTTATCGTGCACAGATTTGGACGGAGGGGCTGCTATATGACAAGCACTGGCGCTAATGGTATAGTACTCTTTCTCATGGCAACCTACTTTTACCTCAATGATTATACTAACATCGACGTTTCGACTTTCAACTGGTTTCCAGTCGTCAGCACAGTTGTATTTCAAATGTTTGGTTCGTTTGGCATCAATGTTATTCCCACTCTTATGCTGAGTGAGCTTTTCTCGGTCAGTATAAAAACCAAAGCAATGGTCTTGGTCTCTCTTACATTTGGGATAGTTGGCACTTTTgtcaattatttgttttatttaattaatacaaGTGCTGGATTTTTTGCACCTTTTTACGTGTTTGCAGCTTGTAACATTCTAACTGCAATAATAACCTATTTTATATTACCAGAAACAAGGGGTAAGACGCTAGAAGATATTCAGCAGTCCTTGAAGAAtaacaaaatatattag
- the LOC126880607 gene encoding facilitated trehalose transporter Tret1-like isoform X3: MVVVNVEKQKFSKNEQEKTWPQIYAVLISTMVGITNGLLYAWPSPFMIKIINDKVNYNITEEQASYFNTINPIFTILICPFCSKLIDNLGRKKTILLIAVPQIASWLCAAFANDVYLFYVSRAFAGIADGIFFAALPPYVGEIATPAVRGKWGNFLAGSYYIGEFSINAIGSYFGVVTSSYICLPLPIIFFILFSMIPESPYYLLIKGKEEEAKKSLIYFRGDKTIDQNLKQLKNDVQRQMSESGTWGDLFKIKSNRKALLAAAFLRLTQHTSGLCILISYTQFIFQKSGGNLSHEMSSIIYLGIQMILNFIVLTFVMQRFGRRGCYMTSTGVNGIVLFFMATYFYLNDYTDIDVSSFNWFPVASTVVFQIFASFGLNVIPTLMMSELFSVSVKSKAMVLVVLIFGAGGALMNYLFYLINTSAGFFAPFYVFAACNILTAIIAYFILPETRGKTLEDIQQALKNNKIY, encoded by the coding sequence gtaCAATGGTCGGCATTACCAACGGTCTATTGTACGCATGGCCGTCCCCATTCATGATAAAAATAATTAACGATAAGGTGAATTACAACATCACAGAAGAACAGGCATcttattttaatacaataaatcCAATATTTACCATTCTAATCTGCCCCTTCTGTTCTAAACTTATCGATAACCTTGGTCGTAAGAAGACAATATTGCTTATTGCAGTACCTCAGATAGCCAGCTGGCTGTGTGCTGCTTTTGCCAATGATGTTTACCTGTTCTATGTCTCACGAGCCTTCGCGGGAATTGCTGATGGAATATTCTTTGCAGCTCTTCCTCCTTATGTCGGAGAAATAGCAACACCTGCAGTGAGGGGAAAGTGGGGCAATTTTCTTGCAGGCTCTTACTACATAGGAGAGTTTTCAATTAACGCCATAGGCAGTTACTTTGGGGTCGTAACAAGTTCTTACATATGTTTGCCACTGCctattatatttttcattttgttttcAATGATACCCGAATCTccttattatttattaattaagggCAAAGAAGAGGAAGCGAAAAAGTCCTTAATATATTTTAGAGGTGACAAAACCATCGACCAAAatttaaaacaactaaaaaacgATGTTCAGCGACAAATGTCAGAGTCAGGAACATGGGGAGACTTGTTTAAGATAAAAAGTAATAGGAAAGCTTTGTTAGCAGCAGCTTTTTTGCGATTGACACAACACACGTCTGGTCTTTGTATTTTAATATCATATACTCAGTTTATTTTCCAAAAATCTGGAGGAAACTTAAGTCACGAGATGTCTTCTATAATATATTTAGGCATCCAGATGATTTTGAACTTTATCGTCCTGACTTTTGTCATGCAGAGATTTGGACGGAGAGGCTGCTATATGACAAGCACTGGTGTTAATGGTATAGTACTATTTTTCATGGCAACCTATTTTTATCTCAATGATTATACTGACATCGACGTTTCGAGTTTCAATTGGTTTCCAGTCGCCAGCACGGTTGTATTTCAAATTTTTGCTTCATTTGGCTTAAACGTCATTCCCACTCTTATGATGAGCGAACTCTTCTCTGTCAGTGTTAAAAGTAAAGCAATGGTCTTGGTTGTTTTAATCTTTGGGGCAGGCGGTGCACTTAtgaattatttgttttatttaatcAATACGAGTGCTGGATTTTTTGCACCTTTTTACGTGTTTGCagcctgtaacattctaactgcAATAATAGCCTATTTTATATTACCAGAAACAAGGGGCAAGACGCTAGAAGATATTCAGCAAGCTTTGAAGAAtaacaaaatatattag